Within the Arthrobacter sp. V1I7 genome, the region ACACAAAGGGGACACAGTGAAATTCATCGGTATCCGCACGGCGTTGTCGATCTTCATCTTGAGCACGCTCCTTCGGCGGCCCGCGGCCCCGGCGGGACGAACATACCGGAGTTCCCCTGACCGGGACCACCATGAGCGCGGGGACGTGCCGGGATGGGTGATGATCACCTTGATGTCGGCCGTTCTCGTCGCCGCACTGCTTGCACTCGCGGGGCCGGCACTCGAGGGACTGTTCAACCAGGCAATGGACAAGGTCGGGCAGTAGCGCGTGGCGGTGCCCGGCGAACGCTGGGGCTGCGTCCGGCGGGGCAACGTTCGGCACAAAGCCGAGGAACGAGGCGCGGCCGTGGTGGACTTCGTCCTTGTCGGCGGCCTGCTGACGCTGTTCTTTATGGCCATCATCCAGCTCACCCTGGTCCTCCACGTCCGGAACACCCTGATCGACGCGGCGGCCTCCGGCGCCAGATACGGCACGCTCGCGGACCGCAGCGCCGCGGATGCCGGCGACCGGACGGCCCAGCTGATCGGTGTGGCGCTCAGCCCCGGCTTCGCCAACGAGGTGAGCACGACTGAGACCATCTACCAGGGCATCCCTACGCTGGAGGTGACCGTCCGCGCCCCGCTGCCGGTGATCGGCCTGATCGGGCCGCGCGAAACCCTGGAGGTGAGGGGGCATGCCGCCATCCGGCCCTGACAACGGCTCCGAGCAGGGGAGCGCGGTAGTGGAATTCACCTTTCTGTCCTTGCTGCTGATGGTCCCGCTCGTCTACTTCATCATCACCGTCGGACAGATCCAGGCAGGTTCCTTCGCCGTGGTCGGCGCTGCGGACCAGGCCGCCAAGGTCTTCGTGGCCCAGCCGGACGCCGCGAGCGGCCGGGCCGCCGCGGAACAGGCCGTCCTGCTGGCGCTCGCTGACCACGGGTATGAGCCGGCCAACGCCAGGCTGGACACCAGTTGCCAACCGGCGGACTGCACTGCCGCCGGGTCTGCCGTCACCGCCACCGTCCAGCTCACCGTGCCCCTGCCCTTTGTTCCGTTCAGTGAAGCCCTTCAGCTCAACGCGAGCCAGCTCACCGCCTCGGCGACCCAGCTGGTCGGACGCTTCCGGTGAGCCGCCGGCCCGCGAGTCCCGGACCGGCCGGCAGGCGGCAGCGCCCGCGACGTCCAACACCGAGGGAGGACGGCCAGATGATCGTGCTCATCATCGGCTACGTCCTGCTCGCCCTGCTCCTCGCGACCGTCGTGATGGCGGCTTCCAGCGTCTATCTCGAACACAAGAAGCTGCTCTCGCTGGCCGACGGAGCCTCGGTGGCCGCGGCAGACAGCTTCACCCTGGGCCAGCTCGGCAGCTCCGCGGGAACGCCCACCGCTGTTCTTGACGGACGAAGGGTCAGGAGCGCCGCCGTCGACTATCTGGAGCGCAACGGTGCCTTCACCCGGTTCAACGGCCTCGCCGTCGAGCCCGGAACGGGGAGCCCGGACGGAGCCACCGCCGTCGTGACCCTGGGCGTTGCGGTCCACCCGCCGGTGGTCAACTTCCTGGTCCCCGACGGCATCCGGGTGGAGGCAAGTTCGACGGCGCGCTCGCGGCTGAGCCGCTAGAGTCCCGTCGCCGAGGCCCGCCGGCGCGAGGCCCGCCGGCGCGAAGCCCACCGCCCGCCGGCGCGAAGCCCACCGCCCGCCGGGCGCGAGGCCCCCCGGCGCGAAGCCCACCGCCCGCCGGCGCGAAGCCCACCGCCCGCCGGCGCGAGGCCCCCCGGCGCGAAGCCCACCGCCCGCCGGCGCGAGGCCCGCCGGCTGCCGGGCTATGCCGCCGGCCGCCGCCCGGGTCGGCCGGCCAGCACGGATAGCGTAGGGTTAAAAAACCATGGCTAACATCGATTTTCCCGCAGAAATCCGCGCGCTGCGCGCCACCTACGCCTCCATTGAAAACGTTTCGAATGTCGAGGCGCTGAAGGAAGACATCGCGGAGCTGAGCGAACGCGCGGGCGAGCCCAACCTCTGGGACGACCCCGCCGCCGCCCAGGTGATCACCTCCCGGCTCTCGCACCGCCAGTCCGAACTGGCGCGCCTGGATTCGCTCGTCTCCCGGATCGATGACCTCGAGGTCCTGGTCGAGCTGGGCCAGGACGAGGACGACGCCGCCTCCATGGGCGAGGCTGCCGCGGAGCTGGAATCGATCCGGAAAGCCCTGAAGGACCTCGAAGTGGTCACCCTGCTCTCCGGCGAATTCGATGTCCGCGAAGCCGTGGTCACCATCCGCGCCGGCGCCGGCGGCGTGGACGCCGCCGACTTCGCCGAGATGCTGATGCGGATGTACCTGCGCTGGGCCGAACGCCACGGCTACCCGACCACCATCATGGACACCTCCTACGCCGAAGAGGCCGGGCTGAAATCCGCGACCTTCGAGGTCAAGGCGCCCTACGCCTACGGCACCCTGAGCGTCGAGGCCGGCACCCACCGCCTGGTCCGGATCAGCCCCTTCGACAACCAGGGCCGCCGCCAGACGTCCTTCGCCGCCGTCGAGGTGATCCCGCTGATCGAACAGACCGACTCCATCGACATCCCGGACAACGAAATCCGCGTCGATGTGTTCCGCTCCTCCGGCCCGGGCGGCCAGTCCGTCAACACCACCGACTCCGCCGTGCGCCTGACCCACATCCCCACCGGCACGGTGGTGTCCATGCAGAACGAGAAGTCCCAGCTGCAGAACCGTGCGGCGGCCCTGCGGGTGCTGCAGTCCCGCCTCCTGCTGCTCAAGAAGGAGCAGGAGGACGCCGAAAAGAAGGCGTTCGCCGGCGACGTGAAAGCCTCCTGGGGCGACCAGATGCGCTCCTACGTGCTCAACCCCTACCAGATGGTCAAGGACCTCCGCACCGAACATGAGGTGGGCAATACCTCCGCCGTGTTCGACGGCGAGATCGACGACTTCATCGACGCGGGCATCCGCTGGCGGACCGACAACCGGAACGCCGAGAAGTAGCAGGCTCCGGCTTTAGACCGGGCGGCTCGCCGGCCGGCCGGCCGGCTGGCAGTGTCCCGGCAATCCCGCGACACACCCCGACGCTCCGGCCCAACGGCACTTGCCCGTGCGTATAGTCGAGAAGCCGGAGCTCCCTGCCTCCCCAACGAAAGCCCGCGCACCGGCAGCAGGACTGGCCACGAGCCACGCCCCGCAGGGTACTTAGGGCCATGATCCGATTCGAAAATGTCACCAAGGTCTATGACCAGAAGGCGCGTCCCGCGCTGGATTCGATCAACCTTGAGATCGACCGCGGCGAATTCGCCTTCCTGGTCGGAGCCTCGGGTTCCGGCAAGTCGACCTTCCTCCGGCTGGTCCTCAAGGAGGACCGCGCCTCCGCCGGCGCCGTCTACGTGGCCGGCCAGAACGTGGCGAAGATTTCCAGCTGGCGCGTGCCGCGGCTCCGCCGCGGGATCGGCGTCGTGTTCCAGGACTTCCGGCTGCTGCCGCAAAAGACCGTGTTCGCCAATGTCGCCTTCGCCATGCAGGTCATCGGCAAGAGCCGCAGCGTCATCCGCGACACCGTGCCCGAGGTCCTGAAGACCGTCGGCCTGGAGGGCAAGGAGAACCGCCTGCCGCACGAACTCTCCGGCGGCGAGCAGCAGCGCGTGGCAATCGCGCGCGCCGTCGTCAACCGCCCCGGAATCCTGCTGGCCGATGAGCCCACCGGAAACCTGGACCCCACCACCTCCATGGGCATCATGGGCGTGCTGGACAAGATCAACCAGAACGGCACCACCGTGGTGATGGCCACGCACGACGACGACATCGTCAACGAAATGCGCAAACGCGTCGTCGAGCTGGAGAACGGCGTCGTGATCCGTGACGAGGCCAGGGCCCTCTATACCTCGATGGTCCCGGTCGTGGGACAGTCGCGCCGGCTCCGGGACGCCAGCGGCCGGGACCCCGAACCGGTGACGGGCTCCGTCGCCTCCAGCCGCAGCGGCGCCCGCGCCGAAGCCCGTGCCGCAGGGGAGGGCCAGCTGTGAGGCTCGCGTTCATCCTCGGCGAGATCGGCAGCGGCCTGCGCCGCAACCTGTCCATGGTGGTCTCCGTCATCCTCGTGACCTTCGTGTCGCTGACCTTCGTCGGCGCCGCCGGCATGCTGCAGCTGCAGATCAACCAGATGAAGGGCTACTGGTACGACAAGGTCCAGGTGGCGATCTTCCTCTGCAGTGACGGCTCGACGGCGGCCGGCTGCGCGACCGGCCCGGTCACCCCGGAGCAGCAGGAGAACCTGCGCGCCCTGCTGGAATCGCCCGCGGTGGCCCAGTACGTCAACGACTTCCAGTTCGAGTCCAAGGACGACGCCTACAAGCATTTCAAGGAACAGTTCTCCAATTCCCCGATCGTCGATTCCGTGACGCCGGACCAGCTGCCGGCGTCGTTCCGGATCAACATGAAGGACCCGGAGAAGTACCAGATCATCAGCGAGACCTTCTCCTCGCAGGCCGGCGTGGAGACCGTCATCGACCAGCGCCAGCTGCTGGAACGGCTGTTCTCCGCGATGAACGCCGCCTCCCTCGTGGCGGTCAGCATCGCCGGCGTGATGATCGTCTGCGCGATCCTGCTGATCGCCACCACCATCCGGCTGTCCGCGTTCAGCCGCCGCCGCGAAACCGGCATCATGCGCCTCGTAGGCGCCTCCAAGATGGTGATCCAGCTGCCGTTCATCCTAGAGGGCGTGATCGCGGCCGTGATCGGCGCGGCCCTGGCCTCGGCCACGCTCTGGGCGGTGGCGCAGTTCTTCCTCGGCGACTATCTGTCCCAGCAGTACCCGGACACCGCCTTCATCTCACCCGGCCAGACACTGATCCTGGCCCCGGCCCTGATCGGCACGGGCGTCCTCCTGGCCGGTATCTCCTCACTGATCACCCTCCGCCGTTACCTGAGGGTCTAGCGTGCGCAACGAAACGGAATCCCACATGACCCCGAAGGATCGACGGGCGCGGCGGTTCGGCCAGGCCGGACCGGGTCCGGCCGCAGCCCGCAGCCGCATGATCAGTGCCGCGCTGGCGCTGGTCCTCGCGGCAAGCCTCGGCACCTCGGCACCGGTGGCCTTCGCCGACGAACTCGAAGACCAGCAGGCGGCCCTCCAGGAGGAAGCCGCAAAGGTCCAGCATTCCCTCGAATTCGTCGACGCCCGCATTGCCCAGGCCGCGGGCGACCTGGTCCTCTACCAGGGCCAGCTTCCCGGTGCCCAGCAGGCCCTGCTCGACGCGCAGGGCCGGGTGGCCGGCGCCGTCCGGGAAGTCGAGGCCCTCGCGGCGCGGGTGGACCTCGCGCAGCAGAACAAGGCCAAGATCACCGAGCAGCTGGAGACGGACAAGCAAAAGATCGCGGACACCAAAAAGCTGATCGGGCAGATCGCCACCCAGGCCTACAAGTCCGGCGGCGTGCCGTCCAACCTCTCGCTGTTCTTCGGCTCGAACAACGGCAGCCTGACGGACACGATCGACCTGGCCGACCAGGCGATGCGCAGCCAGAACGCGGCCATGGGCAAGCTCACCCAGCAGAGCGCCACGAACACCAACGCCCAGGCCCGCCTCGAGGCCGTTGAAGCCGAAATCCAGGACCTGAAGGCCAAGGCCGACGCCGCGCTGGCGCGGGAACAGGCCGCCCGCGACGAGGCCGAGGCCAAGAAGGCCCAGGTGGACAAGCTCATCGCGGACACCACCCGGCTCGACGCCGAACTGCAGGCGGCCAAGCCGGGCATCCAGAGCCAGCTGGCCCAGGTCAAGGCCCAGCAGGACGCCGTCGCCGCGGAAATTGTCGAGCGTGACCGGAAGCTGCGCGAGGCCTGGGAGGCCGAGCAGCGGCGTATTGCCGAAGCTGCCGCGGCAGCCGCCCGCACCCGGGGACAGGCAGTCCAGCCGTACGTCCCGCCGGCCCAGGGGCCGCCGTCGGCGTTCGGGCTCCGCAGTCCCTTCGCCGGGACCCGGATCACCTCCGGCTTCGGCTGGCGTGCGACACCGCCGGGCACCGTCG harbors:
- a CDS encoding TadE/TadG family type IV pilus assembly protein — protein: MPGERWGCVRRGNVRHKAEERGAAVVDFVLVGGLLTLFFMAIIQLTLVLHVRNTLIDAAASGARYGTLADRSAADAGDRTAQLIGVALSPGFANEVSTTETIYQGIPTLEVTVRAPLPVIGLIGPRETLEVRGHAAIRP
- a CDS encoding pilus assembly protein TadG-related protein translates to MIVLIIGYVLLALLLATVVMAASSVYLEHKKLLSLADGASVAAADSFTLGQLGSSAGTPTAVLDGRRVRSAAVDYLERNGAFTRFNGLAVEPGTGSPDGATAVVTLGVAVHPPVVNFLVPDGIRVEASSTARSRLSR
- the prfB gene encoding peptide chain release factor 2 gives rise to the protein MANIDFPAEIRALRATYASIENVSNVEALKEDIAELSERAGEPNLWDDPAAAQVITSRLSHRQSELARLDSLVSRIDDLEVLVELGQDEDDAASMGEAAAELESIRKALKDLEVVTLLSGEFDVREAVVTIRAGAGGVDAADFAEMLMRMYLRWAERHGYPTTIMDTSYAEEAGLKSATFEVKAPYAYGTLSVEAGTHRLVRISPFDNQGRRQTSFAAVEVIPLIEQTDSIDIPDNEIRVDVFRSSGPGGQSVNTTDSAVRLTHIPTGTVVSMQNEKSQLQNRAAALRVLQSRLLLLKKEQEDAEKKAFAGDVKASWGDQMRSYVLNPYQMVKDLRTEHEVGNTSAVFDGEIDDFIDAGIRWRTDNRNAEK
- the ftsE gene encoding cell division ATP-binding protein FtsE translates to MIRFENVTKVYDQKARPALDSINLEIDRGEFAFLVGASGSGKSTFLRLVLKEDRASAGAVYVAGQNVAKISSWRVPRLRRGIGVVFQDFRLLPQKTVFANVAFAMQVIGKSRSVIRDTVPEVLKTVGLEGKENRLPHELSGGEQQRVAIARAVVNRPGILLADEPTGNLDPTTSMGIMGVLDKINQNGTTVVMATHDDDIVNEMRKRVVELENGVVIRDEARALYTSMVPVVGQSRRLRDASGRDPEPVTGSVASSRSGARAEARAAGEGQL
- the ftsX gene encoding permease-like cell division protein FtsX, with translation MRLAFILGEIGSGLRRNLSMVVSVILVTFVSLTFVGAAGMLQLQINQMKGYWYDKVQVAIFLCSDGSTAAGCATGPVTPEQQENLRALLESPAVAQYVNDFQFESKDDAYKHFKEQFSNSPIVDSVTPDQLPASFRINMKDPEKYQIISETFSSQAGVETVIDQRQLLERLFSAMNAASLVAVSIAGVMIVCAILLIATTIRLSAFSRRRETGIMRLVGASKMVIQLPFILEGVIAAVIGAALASATLWAVAQFFLGDYLSQQYPDTAFISPGQTLILAPALIGTGVLLAGISSLITLRRYLRV
- a CDS encoding peptidoglycan DD-metalloendopeptidase family protein, with the protein product MTPKDRRARRFGQAGPGPAAARSRMISAALALVLAASLGTSAPVAFADELEDQQAALQEEAAKVQHSLEFVDARIAQAAGDLVLYQGQLPGAQQALLDAQGRVAGAVREVEALAARVDLAQQNKAKITEQLETDKQKIADTKKLIGQIATQAYKSGGVPSNLSLFFGSNNGSLTDTIDLADQAMRSQNAAMGKLTQQSATNTNAQARLEAVEAEIQDLKAKADAALAREQAARDEAEAKKAQVDKLIADTTRLDAELQAAKPGIQSQLAQVKAQQDAVAAEIVERDRKLREAWEAEQRRIAEAAAAAARTRGQAVQPYVPPAQGPPSAFGLRSPFAGTRITSGFGWRATPPGTVDFYGQGGYMHTGIDFGAACGTPVYAPVAGTVFSAGWANDGGGNNVKISHGVVQGNSLTTIYYHNSSVVVSRGQQVSQGQLIAYSGTTGNSTGCHSHFETWLNGRAVDPMNLL